A genomic segment from Flavobacterium litorale encodes:
- a CDS encoding ABC transporter ATP-binding protein yields MSNFKKIVRFAIPYKKYAYLNIFFNVLYALFSTLSFIALIPMIEVIFDDTKQRTTEPVYTDITDIKVYLSEYLNYFVTTTNATKGVEYTLGAMVIVIISIFLLKNLANYMALFFSTFLRNGVLRDLRNAMYQKIIELPLAFYSEKRKGDVIARMSSDVNEVQQSYLSILELIVKEPLTILFSIGMMLFISVKLTIFVFIFIPISGFIISRIGKSLKKNSGKAQQEQGTFLSIIEETLGGLKVIKSFTSEKYFTDKFNTSSERHYKLSNKILNKQYLASPMSEFMGIAVIAVILWYGGHMVLVEESLAGGAFIGYMGLAYNILTPAKAISKASYNIKKGNAAADRLMEILEQENPIEDKKGALEKAEFGSSIVIENINFKYEEENVLHNFSLTVPKGQTVALVGQSGSGKSTIANLLTRFYDVQEGSIKIDGIDIKEYKLNALRKLMGLVTQDSILFNDTIYNNVGLGKEDASEQEVIDALKIANAYEFVKDLPEGIHTNIGDSGNKLSGGQRQRLSIARAVLKNPPIMVLDEATSALDTESERLVQQALENMMQNRTSVVIAHRLSTIQKADRIIVMQKGRIVEQGTHDELIAFNGNYKKLVMMQSFE; encoded by the coding sequence ATGAGTAACTTCAAAAAAATTGTTCGCTTTGCAATACCTTATAAAAAGTATGCCTACTTAAACATATTTTTTAATGTTCTGTATGCACTATTCAGTACACTATCGTTCATTGCACTTATACCAATGATAGAAGTAATTTTTGACGATACAAAACAACGTACAACAGAACCTGTATATACCGATATTACAGATATTAAAGTGTATTTAAGCGAGTACCTCAATTACTTTGTAACAACAACCAATGCTACTAAAGGTGTAGAGTACACACTTGGGGCTATGGTAATTGTTATTATAAGTATATTTTTATTAAAAAACCTAGCCAACTACATGGCACTATTTTTCTCTACTTTTTTACGCAATGGTGTATTACGAGATTTGAGAAATGCCATGTATCAAAAAATAATAGAATTACCACTCGCATTTTATTCTGAAAAAAGAAAGGGCGATGTAATTGCCCGTATGTCATCCGATGTAAACGAGGTACAGCAGTCGTACCTTTCTATATTAGAACTTATTGTAAAAGAACCACTTACCATATTATTTTCAATAGGGATGATGCTTTTTATAAGCGTTAAACTCACAATATTTGTATTCATTTTTATACCAATATCAGGATTTATTATATCTCGTATAGGTAAATCGCTCAAGAAAAACTCAGGTAAAGCACAACAAGAACAAGGTACATTTTTATCGATAATTGAAGAAACGCTTGGCGGACTTAAAGTGATTAAGAGTTTTACTTCGGAAAAATACTTTACCGACAAGTTCAATACCTCATCAGAAAGACACTATAAACTATCCAATAAAATACTCAACAAACAATACCTAGCCTCCCCAATGAGTGAGTTTATGGGTATTGCTGTAATTGCTGTAATTTTATGGTATGGTGGGCATATGGTTTTAGTAGAGGAAAGCTTGGCAGGTGGAGCATTTATCGGCTATATGGGGCTTGCCTATAACATACTTACCCCTGCAAAAGCAATATCTAAAGCGTCGTATAACATTAAAAAAGGAAATGCTGCCGCAGATAGGCTTATGGAAATATTGGAGCAGGAAAACCCTATAGAAGATAAAAAAGGTGCGCTCGAAAAAGCTGAGTTTGGAAGTAGTATTGTTATCGAAAACATTAACTTTAAATACGAAGAGGAGAATGTACTACACAACTTCTCGTTAACCGTACCTAAAGGGCAAACTGTTGCATTGGTAGGACAATCGGGGAGTGGAAAAAGTACTATTGCCAACCTACTTACTCGTTTTTACGATGTACAAGAAGGTAGTATAAAAATAGACGGTATTGATATAAAAGAGTACAAACTTAATGCCTTAAGAAAGCTCATGGGGCTTGTAACGCAAGATAGCATACTTTTTAACGACACTATATACAATAACGTTGGTTTGGGTAAGGAGGATGCCTCTGAGCAGGAAGTTATTGATGCCCTTAAAATTGCAAATGCCTACGAGTTTGTAAAAGATTTACCCGAAGGCATACACACCAACATAGGCGATAGCGGTAACAAATTAAGTGGTGGGCAACGGCAACGTTTAAGTATAGCGCGTGCCGTACTTAAAAATCCACCTATTATGGTGTTGGACGAAGCAACATCGGCACTAGATACCGAAAGCGAAAGGCTGGTACAACAAGCATTGGAAAACATGATGCAAAATCGTACATCGGTAGTAATAGCACACCGACTATCTACCATACAGAAAGCAGACAGAATTATTGTAATGCAAAAAGGGCGTATTGTTGAGCAAGGCACACACGACGAGCTTATTGCCTTTAATGGTAACTACAAAAAGCTAGTAATGATGCAAAGTTTTGAGTAA